In Quercus robur chromosome 11, dhQueRobu3.1, whole genome shotgun sequence, the following proteins share a genomic window:
- the LOC126706133 gene encoding gamma-glutamyl peptidase 5-like produces MAMGGKRFAILLCAEDSDYVKKVYGGYFGVFVRMLAEKGEIWDVYRVASGEFPKEDEIGLFDGFVITGSCNDAHGNDVWICKLLNLLKKLDSMKKTILGICFGHQILARALGGKTCRNVAGWDIGVRAIHLSSSSSSSNHFSSLKIPATLSIIECHRDEVRELPPKAEVIAWSEKTGIEMFKYGNHIMGIQGHPEYTKDILLHLIDRLLNRDLIMESYAKEMKEKLGTCEPDREALRKLCISFLKGGL; encoded by the exons atggcAATGGGTGGCAAAAGATTTGCTATTCTTCTATGTGCTGAGGACTCTGACTATGTGAAGAAAGTGTACGGAGGGTATTTTGGTGTGTTTGTGAGAATGCTGGCTGAGAAAGGTGAGATATGGGACGTGTATCGTGTTGCCTCTGGTGAGTTTCCTAAGGAAGATGAGATCGGACTGTTTGATGGGTTTGTCATCACTGGAAGCTGCAATGATGCTCATGGCAATGACGTTTGGATCTGCAAGCTATTGAATCTCCTCAAGAAATTGGATTCCATGAAGAAAACTATTCTGGGTATTTGCTTTGGCCACCAG ATACTAGCGCGTGCATTAGGAGGAAAGACATGCAGGAATGTGGCAGGCTGGGACATTGGAGTTAGAGCCATCcatttatcatcatcatcatcatcatcaaatcaCTTTTCGTCTTTGAAAATTCCAGCAACTCTATCTATTATTGAATGCCATCGTGATGAG GTCCGTGAACTACCTCCTAAGGCTGAGGTAATTGCATGGTCTGAAAAGACTGGGATTGAGATGTTTAAGTATGGAAACCATATTATGGGCATCCAAGGTCACCCTGAGTACACCAAAGACATTCTTCTGCACCTTATTGACCGCCTTCTCAATCGTGATTTGATCATG GAGTCTTATGCTAAGGAGATGAAAGAAAAGTTGGGGACTTGTGAGCCAGATAGAGAGGCATTGAGGAAACTTTGCATTAGCTTTCTCAAGGGTGGATTATGA